One part of the Cyclobacteriaceae bacterium genome encodes these proteins:
- a CDS encoding CHASE2 domain-containing protein yields the protein MNKGLFKTILLLTTIISCETKSQQTKISPESRTNEIVLINADPKDRCEMGQLIESLSECNPRVIGINFIFPGQKEIGCDSKFQQAIINSGKVVLIEGFEEGKHVESHKLFRDYALRSGTTGLAQGENDLTDSYYRVFDHRGRWEYSFPMHLSLRYDTTRASELAAKSFPKDYPIKFYSSTQCKLPIFRTTLN from the coding sequence ATGAATAAGGGACTTTTTAAAACAATCCTTCTACTTACGACAATTATCAGCTGCGAGACAAAGTCTCAACAGACTAAGATCTCACCTGAGAGCAGAACCAATGAAATTGTCCTAATAAACGCAGACCCAAAAGACCGCTGTGAAATGGGACAACTAATCGAGTCACTGAGTGAATGCAATCCAAGAGTAATTGGCATAAACTTCATTTTCCCTGGACAAAAGGAGATTGGATGTGACTCTAAATTCCAGCAAGCCATAATTAATTCTGGAAAAGTAGTTTTAATAGAAGGTTTCGAAGAAGGTAAACACGTTGAATCTCATAAGCTATTTCGTGATTATGCATTGCGTTCTGGAACAACTGGTTTAGCTCAGGGAGAAAACGACTTGACAGACTCTTATTATAGAGTATTCGATCATCGTGGCCGTTGGGAGTACAGTTTTCCGATGCATCTTTCATTACGATATGATACTACTCGAGCTTCAGAACTTGCAGCTAAGTCGTTTCCAAAAGACTATCCAATCAAATTTTATAGCTCAACCCAATGTAAGCTCCCCATTTTTAGGACAACTCTAAATTAG
- a CDS encoding N-6 DNA methylase, translated as MTKEEAKQKISDLVVRFGEQIESYKKSDYNETLTRRDFIDPFFKALGWDIDNEQGYAEAYREVIHEDRVKVGSATKAPDYSFRLVGGKRLFFVEAKKPSVVVKDDILPAYQIRRYGWSAKLPISIITDFEEFAIYDCTKKPNPSDKASVARIKYLTFKDYIKEFDFLWDTFSKEKVLKGSFDKFIQSDTGKKGTATVDKEFLSSLDNWRTYLAQSISSNNKEIDEDELNFIVQQTIDRIIFLRIAEDRAVENYGNLKTTLKGDCYQNLFLLFKEADQKYNSGLFDFKKDKLSENIKVDNKVIKNIINDLYYPESPYEFSVLSVEILGSAYEQFLGKVIRLTPAHHAKIEEKPEVRKAGGVYYTPQYIVEYIVESTLGKLIDGKTPKEISKIKIADPACGSGSFLIGAYQYLLDYHKNYYSENGKPSKGKKDSPLTPEGNLTTSEKKRILLNNIYGVDLDFNAVEVTKLSLLLKCMEGETSASIANQMKLFNERVLPTLDDNIKSGNSLIDLDFYDGQLDFGGERKIKPFNWKKGFPEVFKNGGFDLIIGNPPYVLVSPELFSDEVIEYFKRFKVSEYKIDLYHLFIERGLGLLKPNGSLGFIVPSTWMTQKFTDRLRKFVLEQSSIDEVLHFDYKVFDQADVFTEIIILNNSKPSIDHKIKFIREEGSVTSGKVIASNVMSETQKSFLKIESYAIDIRSLTREGKIVAKIIKSFPALEQIARASLGAQAYNSSKHSKSEIENRVFHSDKKLSKEYLPELAGNDVGRYTLERKKGQWIKYGSWLHDYRSMDWLTGPRILIREITGKDPYKIQGTYTEDTYCNYKTILNVNPSDKTNFSMKYLCGLLNSKLLSFIFKNSSNKIEANSFPRLSVGDIKKLPIKDIDFKNKDEKTKHDEIIKLVDEIMKLNMDLKSINLADKIEQVQNRIDYLNNRIDKIVYELYDLKQSDIAIIEKE; from the coding sequence ATGACAAAAGAAGAGGCAAAACAAAAGATAAGTGACTTAGTAGTAAGATTTGGAGAACAAATCGAATCCTATAAAAAGTCGGACTATAACGAGACCTTGACTCGGAGAGATTTCATAGACCCCTTTTTTAAAGCTTTAGGTTGGGACATCGACAACGAACAAGGATACGCTGAGGCATACAGAGAAGTAATTCACGAGGACAGAGTGAAAGTAGGTTCAGCGACAAAGGCTCCTGACTATTCATTCAGACTTGTTGGTGGAAAAAGGCTTTTCTTTGTTGAAGCCAAAAAGCCAAGTGTAGTTGTAAAAGATGACATACTTCCTGCTTACCAAATTCGGAGATACGGATGGAGTGCAAAACTTCCGATAAGCATAATAACAGACTTTGAGGAATTTGCTATTTATGATTGTACTAAAAAGCCCAATCCAAGTGACAAGGCTTCAGTTGCAAGAATTAAGTATCTGACCTTCAAAGATTATATTAAGGAGTTTGACTTCTTGTGGGACACTTTTAGTAAAGAAAAAGTTCTAAAGGGAAGCTTTGACAAATTTATTCAAAGTGATACAGGCAAGAAAGGAACAGCAACGGTTGACAAGGAATTTCTTAGCTCACTTGACAATTGGAGAACTTATTTGGCTCAAAGTATTAGTTCAAACAACAAGGAAATTGATGAAGATGAGTTGAACTTCATCGTTCAACAGACAATTGACCGAATAATCTTTCTTCGGATTGCCGAGGACAGAGCCGTTGAGAATTATGGCAATCTAAAGACTACTTTAAAAGGTGATTGTTATCAAAATTTGTTTCTACTATTCAAGGAAGCTGACCAAAAATATAATTCAGGGCTATTTGACTTTAAGAAAGATAAATTAAGTGAGAATATTAAGGTCGATAATAAAGTCATTAAAAACATAATAAATGACCTTTATTATCCCGAAAGTCCCTATGAGTTCTCAGTTTTATCAGTTGAAATTTTAGGAAGCGCCTACGAACAATTCCTAGGTAAAGTAATAAGACTCACTCCTGCGCATCATGCAAAAATTGAAGAAAAACCGGAAGTAAGAAAAGCAGGTGGGGTTTATTATACACCTCAGTACATTGTTGAATATATTGTTGAAAGCACACTTGGAAAGTTAATAGACGGAAAGACGCCAAAAGAAATTAGCAAAATAAAAATAGCTGACCCTGCTTGTGGAAGCGGTAGCTTTTTAATTGGCGCTTATCAGTATCTACTTGATTACCATAAGAATTACTATTCAGAAAACGGCAAGCCATCTAAGGGCAAAAAGGATAGCCCACTTACACCTGAAGGTAACTTGACAACTTCTGAAAAGAAGCGTATTCTGCTCAATAATATATATGGTGTCGACCTTGACTTTAATGCAGTTGAAGTAACAAAATTAAGTTTGCTATTAAAGTGCATGGAGGGCGAAACTTCCGCGAGCATTGCAAATCAAATGAAGTTATTCAATGAAAGAGTTTTACCTACTCTTGATGACAACATTAAAAGCGGAAACTCACTAATTGATTTGGATTTTTACGATGGGCAACTTGATTTTGGAGGAGAGCGAAAAATAAAGCCATTCAATTGGAAAAAAGGGTTTCCTGAAGTATTCAAAAATGGTGGCTTTGACCTTATCATTGGTAATCCTCCATATGTCCTCGTAAGCCCTGAGCTTTTTTCAGATGAAGTTATAGAGTACTTCAAAAGATTTAAAGTCTCTGAATACAAAATTGACTTATATCATCTGTTTATAGAAAGAGGTTTGGGCTTATTAAAACCAAATGGGTCTTTAGGTTTCATTGTTCCAAGTACATGGATGACGCAAAAGTTTACGGACAGACTAAGAAAATTTGTTTTGGAACAATCCTCAATAGATGAAGTTCTGCATTTTGATTATAAAGTGTTTGACCAAGCTGATGTATTCACAGAAATTATTATTCTAAACAACTCCAAGCCTTCGATAGACCACAAAATTAAATTCATTAGAGAGGAAGGAAGTGTTACAAGCGGAAAGGTGATTGCATCGAATGTAATGTCAGAAACACAAAAGAGTTTTTTAAAGATTGAAAGTTATGCCATTGATATTCGCTCTCTTACCCGTGAAGGTAAAATAGTAGCAAAAATTATAAAAAGCTTTCCCGCACTTGAACAAATTGCAAGAGCATCATTAGGAGCACAAGCTTACAATAGTAGTAAGCATTCTAAATCTGAAATTGAAAATCGGGTCTTTCATTCAGACAAGAAATTATCTAAGGAATATTTACCTGAATTAGCAGGTAATGATGTCGGACGATATACTCTTGAAAGAAAAAAAGGACAGTGGATTAAATATGGTTCATGGCTTCATGACTATAGGTCAATGGATTGGCTGACAGGGCCACGAATATTAATTAGAGAAATAACAGGTAAAGACCCATATAAAATTCAAGGAACATACACTGAAGATACTTATTGCAATTACAAAACTATTCTTAATGTAAATCCAAGTGATAAGACAAACTTTTCAATGAAGTACCTGTGCGGACTTCTTAACTCTAAACTTCTCTCTTTCATTTTCAAAAACAGTTCAAATAAGATTGAGGCTAATTCTTTCCCGAGACTTTCAGTCGGTGATATAAAGAAATTACCAATTAAGGACATTGACTTTAAAAATAAGGACGAAAAAACAAAACATGACGAAATCATTAAGCTTGTTGACGAGATAATGAAGCTAAACATGGACTTGAAATCAATTAATCTTGCAGACAAGATTGAACAAGTTCAAAATAGAATTGACTACTTAAATAATAGAATTGACAAAATAGTATACGAACTTTACGACTTGAAACAGAGTGACATTGCGATAATCGAAAAGGAATGA